The following are from one region of the bacterium genome:
- a CDS encoding type II CAAX endopeptidase family protein — MEVQRNIWSARDVGMMTLYIVGLSGAVLLGLWLAKPDTLTAVFAFELSFFAIVVGVFWSFAKKNNLSLHDTGFRPIGRKWILLSIVAGFGVLFAGGALVKTIGPLLGISDGTSSSIKQLLDTGMISDSMWVNLIHFKLIVAFLIPIAEELFFRGVLFKYFRQTRSFAFAGGASAVIFAALHIAPPLIIFAFLLGLTSAFMYEKSGSLFSSIIVHVVNNNFVATLILISLTA; from the coding sequence ATGGAGGTGCAAAGAAACATATGGTCCGCGCGGGACGTGGGAATGATGACACTTTACATCGTGGGGCTCTCGGGCGCTGTGCTTTTGGGTCTTTGGCTTGCAAAGCCGGATACGCTTACGGCGGTGTTTGCATTTGAACTCTCCTTTTTTGCCATCGTGGTCGGTGTATTTTGGAGCTTTGCGAAAAAAAACAATCTTTCGCTTCACGACACTGGTTTTCGGCCTATAGGAAGAAAGTGGATTCTGCTTAGTATTGTGGCGGGATTTGGCGTTCTGTTTGCAGGAGGAGCTCTTGTAAAGACAATCGGACCGCTCCTCGGAATATCCGATGGCACAAGCTCTTCAATCAAACAACTGCTTGATACCGGCATGATAAGCGACTCAATGTGGGTGAATCTTATTCATTTCAAACTTATCGTCGCGTTTTTAATCCCCATCGCCGAAGAGCTTTTTTTCAGAGGCGTATTATTTAAATACTTTAGGCAAACACGTTCGTTCGCTTTTGCGGGTGGAGCGAGCGCGGTTATATTCGCGGCTTTGCATATCGCTCCACCGCTTATCATATTCGCGTTTCTTTTAGGACTTACAAGCGCCTTTATGTATGAAAAAAGCGGTTCATTGTTCTCCTCTATTATCGTGCATGTGGTAAACAACAATTTCGTGGCAACACTTATCCTCATCTCGCTTACGGCGTAA
- a CDS encoding SPW repeat protein encodes MWRHWINGLLGLWLIVSPFVFETSSSLMNNIIVVGIVVAVLGFWGAGVEKHSMSEESHA; translated from the coding sequence ATGTGGCGACATTGGATAAACGGCTTACTTGGTCTTTGGCTTATTGTCTCGCCATTTGTGTTTGAGACAAGCTCGTCCCTCATGAATAATATTATAGTTGTTGGAATAGTGGTTGCTGTTTTGGGTTTCTGGGGAGCGGGAGTGGAAAAACACAGCATGAGCGAGGAAAGTCATGCTTGA
- a CDS encoding D-alanine--D-alanine ligase: MERIKVAVLRGGPSSEYEVSLKTGSAVLRNLPEKYEAVDILIDKNGLWHLGGVGKEPHATFPHFNIAFNALHGQYGEDGTVQEILDAHGVLYTGSAKFASRLAMNKALAKSFLMKAGVKTPLYKVLRKGDLTVPDLVRLFRAFPSPAVVKPLSAGSSVGVHIVKNFSELEEAMVHAFAISPEVILEEYIGGREATCGIIDDFRGEKHYALPPAEIRPPADASFFDYEAKYGGRSQEICPGNFTAEEAGEIKELARVAHKNLGLRHYSRSDFIIHPKRGIYFLEANTLPGLTEESVLPKSVVAVGSSLGEFLEHVISLAVKNSH; the protein is encoded by the coding sequence ATGGAAAGAATAAAAGTCGCCGTTTTACGGGGAGGCCCATCAAGCGAATACGAAGTTTCGCTAAAAACCGGCTCGGCTGTGCTTAGAAATCTGCCCGAAAAATACGAAGCAGTTGATATTCTAATAGATAAAAATGGGCTGTGGCATTTGGGCGGAGTCGGGAAGGAGCCACACGCGACATTTCCTCATTTCAATATTGCTTTCAACGCCCTGCATGGGCAATACGGCGAAGACGGCACGGTGCAGGAAATTTTGGACGCTCATGGCGTTCTTTACACCGGCTCCGCGAAATTCGCGTCCAGATTGGCGATGAACAAAGCGCTGGCCAAGAGTTTTCTCATGAAAGCCGGAGTGAAAACGCCTCTTTATAAAGTCCTGCGAAAAGGGGATTTGACCGTCCCTGATTTAGTCCGGCTTTTTCGCGCCTTTCCGTCGCCCGCGGTCGTAAAGCCCCTTTCCGCCGGCTCTTCAGTCGGTGTGCATATTGTTAAAAATTTTTCGGAACTGGAAGAGGCCATGGTTCACGCATTCGCGATATCGCCGGAAGTCATATTGGAGGAGTACATAGGAGGCAGGGAGGCAACTTGCGGAATCATAGATGATTTTCGGGGCGAGAAGCACTATGCTTTACCACCGGCTGAAATACGTCCTCCGGCTGACGCCAGTTTCTTTGACTACGAGGCCAAATACGGCGGGCGAAGTCAGGAAATATGTCCGGGTAATTTTACGGCGGAAGAAGCAGGAGAAATTAAAGAACTTGCCAGAGTCGCCCACAAAAACTTAGGACTTCGGCACTACTCCAGAAGCGATTTCATAATTCATCCGAAAAGGGGAATCTACTTTTTGGAGGCCAATACTTTGCCCGGACTTACCGAGGAGTCAGTTTTACCAAAATCGGTGGTGGCTGTCGGTTCAAGTTTGGGTGAGTTTCTTGAGCATGTGATTTCTTTGGCCGTGAAAAATTCACATTGA
- the uvrA gene encoding excinuclease ABC subunit UvrA, whose amino-acid sequence MKENSEKIIVRGARTHNLKNITVEMPRNKMIVFTGLSGSGKSSLAFDTIFAEGQRRYVESLSSYARQFLRQMQKPDVDEIVGLSPAISIDQKSRSNNPRSTVATITEIYDYLRVLFARVGKPYCLKCGREIKKLSNEEIVHTITETVRSVKEADGKRVVYGVEYDNSVRIKIFAPLVVGRKGEYYQLLYDLLGKGYNTVKVDGKDHKLREQIILSKNKKHDIDVLVDEFSISEIKDYKKNEAIRERLHEAVERALQESDGLLKLETKDDVKLISSKFMCPYDGFSYPEIEPRLFSFNSPYGACPECNGLGTRHFFGDEVCPLCDGRRLRNEALHVRIGGGDKGGKGGINIVELIGKSIEDASDFFADLKLSAKEQEIAKVVLKEIESRLSFMLNVGIEYISLDRRAHTLSGGEAQRIRLASQLGSGLVGALYVLDEPTVGLHSRDNERLIKTLLHLRDTGNTILVVEHEEETIFASDYLVDIGPGAGVHGGQIVASGFLDELLKSKKDRSRSETLMYLCGEKSVPVPEKRRQGERGEIRIRGAGVFNIKNQNMNVPLQRFVAITGVSGSGKSSFLYEILNKNLRARFDRRYRSAETYNCASFSGSEYLSRSILIDQSPIGRTPRSNPATYTGAWTFIRDLFSETEEARYRGWKASRFSFNVKGGRCEVCQGNGEIAVEMHFLPTVYVPCDICAGKRFMKETLEVKYKKKNVYEVLKMTVEEALDFFGDIPAIADRLKTLDEVGLGYLELGQSATTLSGGEAQRVKISSELYRPHLQKTIYLLDEPTVGLHYEDVRKLIEILQKLVDKGNTVVVIEHNMEIIKSADHVIDFGPEGGDGGGKVVAKGTPEQVSDSDTHTAKYLRKVLKKK is encoded by the coding sequence ATGAAAGAAAACAGTGAAAAAATAATAGTTCGTGGCGCCCGAACGCACAATCTCAAAAACATTACCGTTGAAATGCCGAGGAACAAGATGATTGTTTTCACGGGACTTTCCGGATCAGGAAAGTCCTCTTTGGCCTTTGATACTATTTTTGCCGAAGGGCAGAGGCGCTATGTGGAGTCGCTTTCTTCCTATGCTCGGCAGTTTTTGCGCCAGATGCAAAAACCGGACGTTGATGAAATAGTCGGATTATCACCCGCTATTTCCATTGACCAGAAGTCGCGCTCAAACAACCCACGCTCCACTGTCGCTACAATCACGGAGATTTACGACTACTTGAGAGTGCTTTTCGCTCGGGTAGGCAAACCGTACTGTTTGAAATGCGGACGGGAAATAAAAAAACTTTCAAACGAGGAAATAGTTCATACGATTACGGAAACTGTACGCTCGGTAAAAGAGGCGGACGGCAAAAGAGTTGTCTATGGAGTAGAATATGACAACTCGGTAAGGATTAAAATTTTCGCTCCTCTCGTGGTGGGACGCAAGGGCGAATACTATCAGCTTCTGTACGACCTTTTAGGCAAGGGCTACAACACGGTCAAGGTGGACGGCAAAGACCATAAACTGCGCGAGCAGATAATTCTTTCTAAGAATAAAAAACACGACATAGATGTTTTGGTGGACGAATTTTCCATAAGCGAAATAAAGGACTATAAAAAAAACGAGGCAATCAGAGAGCGTTTGCATGAGGCGGTTGAAAGAGCGCTTCAAGAGTCGGACGGTCTTTTGAAATTGGAAACAAAAGACGACGTAAAGCTCATATCTTCCAAGTTCATGTGTCCCTATGACGGATTTTCCTATCCGGAAATAGAACCGCGTCTTTTTTCTTTTAATTCGCCCTACGGGGCTTGTCCTGAATGCAACGGACTCGGAACGCGACACTTTTTCGGTGACGAGGTGTGTCCTCTTTGCGACGGTCGGCGACTTAGAAACGAAGCTCTTCATGTGCGTATCGGCGGGGGAGATAAAGGCGGAAAAGGAGGAATAAATATCGTAGAGCTTATCGGCAAGTCAATAGAAGACGCCTCGGACTTTTTTGCCGACCTTAAACTTTCAGCAAAAGAACAAGAGATTGCCAAGGTGGTGCTAAAAGAAATAGAATCCCGTCTTTCTTTCATGCTAAATGTCGGCATTGAATATATTTCTCTTGATAGGCGGGCTCATACTCTCTCCGGTGGCGAGGCCCAAAGGATCCGTCTGGCTTCACAGCTTGGGTCCGGTCTTGTCGGCGCTTTGTATGTTTTGGACGAGCCGACCGTGGGACTTCACAGTCGTGACAACGAACGTCTGATAAAAACCCTTTTGCATTTGCGCGACACGGGCAACACTATTTTGGTGGTAGAGCATGAAGAGGAGACCATTTTCGCTTCGGATTATTTGGTTGATATCGGACCGGGCGCGGGAGTGCACGGAGGCCAAATAGTGGCATCGGGGTTTTTGGATGAGCTTTTAAAATCAAAAAAAGACAGAAGTCGCTCCGAGACCCTTATGTACCTTTGCGGAGAAAAATCCGTTCCCGTTCCGGAAAAAAGAAGGCAGGGCGAAAGAGGGGAGATAAGAATCCGCGGGGCGGGCGTTTTCAACATCAAAAACCAGAACATGAATGTTCCGCTCCAGAGGTTCGTGGCAATAACCGGAGTTTCCGGTTCCGGCAAGTCCTCTTTTCTGTATGAAATATTGAACAAAAACTTGCGGGCTCGTTTTGACCGCCGTTACAGAAGCGCTGAAACGTATAACTGCGCTTCATTTTCCGGCTCGGAATATTTGTCCCGCTCAATTCTCATAGACCAAAGCCCCATAGGCCGAACTCCGCGCTCCAACCCCGCCACTTATACCGGCGCGTGGACTTTTATCCGCGACCTTTTTTCCGAAACGGAAGAAGCACGTTATCGCGGTTGGAAGGCCAGTCGGTTCTCTTTCAATGTCAAAGGAGGTAGATGCGAGGTTTGTCAAGGCAACGGCGAGATAGCCGTTGAGATGCATTTTTTGCCCACCGTTTATGTGCCGTGCGATATATGCGCCGGCAAGCGGTTTATGAAAGAAACACTGGAAGTCAAGTATAAGAAAAAAAACGTTTACGAGGTGTTAAAGATGACTGTTGAAGAGGCCCTTGATTTTTTTGGCGATATTCCGGCCATTGCCGACCGTTTGAAAACTTTGGACGAAGTGGGACTTGGATATTTGGAATTGGGACAGTCGGCCACGACCCTTTCAGGAGGGGAGGCCCAGCGAGTAAAAATATCTTCCGAGCTTTACCGTCCGCATTTGCAAAAAACGATTTATCTTTTGGACGAGCCGACAGTGGGACTGCATTACGAGGATGTCCGAAAACTTATTGAAATACTGCAAAAACTTGTTGACAAAGGAAACACGGTGGTTGTCATAGAACATAATATGGAGATTATAAAATCGGCCGACCATGTCATTGATTTTGGACCGGAAGGCGGGGACGGGGGAGGCAAGGTGGTGGCCAAAGGAACGCCCGAACAGGTCTCGGATAGTGACACGCATACCGCGAAATATTTGCGGAAAGTTTTAAAGAAGAAATAA
- a CDS encoding response regulator → MAQTILIIENDAFWSDVLVKKLGEAGYNTALVTDGAMGFQKLKESHPDIVLLDIMLPTMNGYEILEAKQKDPTLSVIPVIIISNSGQSEEINRALSLGVKDYLVKTQFDPEEVVTKVRIQLGQDGKTATLSGGPALSPNHTTIFGKKIMWVEDDKFLSDIISRKLSTEKCTLLHFKDGREALAELKKNIPDIIILDILLSGIDGWEILKKIKEDPSTKNIPVILLSNLGQKGDVDKGKEYGANRFLVKATVTLDEIIEEIGKVLNTA, encoded by the coding sequence ATGGCTCAAACAATTCTTATTATAGAGAACGACGCTTTTTGGAGCGATGTTCTTGTCAAAAAATTAGGGGAGGCCGGATACAACACGGCACTGGTCACGGACGGCGCAATGGGTTTTCAAAAGCTTAAAGAGTCGCATCCGGACATTGTTCTTTTAGACATCATGTTGCCGACAATGAACGGGTATGAAATACTTGAGGCGAAACAGAAAGACCCGACACTGTCAGTCATTCCTGTCATAATAATTTCAAATTCAGGCCAGTCGGAGGAAATAAACAGAGCGCTGTCTCTGGGTGTCAAAGATTATCTTGTAAAAACCCAATTTGACCCGGAAGAGGTCGTGACAAAAGTTCGTATTCAACTCGGTCAGGATGGGAAAACCGCCACTCTTTCCGGCGGTCCGGCTCTGAGTCCGAACCACACTACTATTTTCGGAAAGAAAATAATGTGGGTGGAAGACGATAAGTTTTTGAGCGATATTATTTCACGCAAACTTTCAACCGAAAAATGCACTCTTTTGCACTTTAAGGACGGAAGAGAGGCATTAGCCGAGCTCAAAAAAAACATACCCGACATCATAATTTTAGACATATTGCTTTCAGGTATTGACGGATGGGAGATATTAAAAAAAATAAAAGAAGATCCTTCAACCAAGAATATTCCGGTTATTCTGCTCTCAAATCTCGGTCAAAAAGGCGATGTGGATAAGGGTAAAGAATACGGAGCCAATCGTTTCCTTGTAAAGGCCACCGTAACTTTAGATGAGATAATAGAAGAAATAGGCAAGGTCTTGAATACGGCGTAG